From Lolium perenne isolate Kyuss_39 chromosome 5, Kyuss_2.0, whole genome shotgun sequence, a single genomic window includes:
- the LOC127301421 gene encoding uncharacterized protein, with product MRLPSVLGALLHRATHPAMPTQHPEPTMAASASAPASASAPAIESMMARVALECGGDISSSQEEILATSSFLGGDTDLPASQDDDEEEVFATQQQEDPITMCTLPFTPSPSKSPAPRSAEAALAPPSSQPQAPTPLSPNDGDDAPPANPRRKPRVCVRKVRGARIRTPSPSPKQQLQPQPKPNQLIHVDPLVRAVLMIPTRTTTAATVTTTSGKQDPVGDFIALARHKGIFAKSPS from the coding sequence ATGCGGCTTCCCTCCGTTCTCGGAGCCCTGCTGCACCGCGCCACTCACCCCGCCATGCCAACCCAGCACCCGGAACCGACCATGGCTGCCTCTGCCTCCGcccccgcctccgcctccgcccccGCGATCGAGTCGATGATGGCCAGGGTGGCGCTGGAGTGCGGCGGcgacatctcttcctcccaggagGAGATCCTCGCCACCTCATCCTTTCTCGGCGGCGACACCGACCTCCCCGCCTCccaggacgacgacgaggaggaggtctTCGCCACCCAACAACAGGAAGACCCCATCACCATGTGCACCCTCCCCTTCACCCCTTCTCCGTCCAAGTCGCCCGCGCCTCGCTCCGCCGAGGCGGCGCTCGCACCTCCCTCCTCCCAGCCCCAAGCGCCCACGCCTCTCTCCCCAAACGACGGGGACGACGCGCCGCCCGCAAATCCGCGCCGGAAGCCCAGGGTGTGCGTCAGGAAGGTCAGGGGCGCCAGGATCAGGACCCCAAGCCCAAGCCCCAAACAACAACTGCAGCCACAACCAAAACCAAACCAACTGATCCATGTCGATCCTCTCGTCAGGGCGGTGCTCATGATCCCTACCAGAACCACCACCGCTGCTACCGTTACCACGACCAGCGGCAAGCAGGATCCCGTGGGGGACTTCATCGCGCTCGCCCGCCACAAAGGCATCTTCGCCAAAAGCCCTTCGTAG